From Weissella diestrammenae, a single genomic window includes:
- a CDS encoding replication initiator protein A gives MGVKSKLAYEILKDRFELSINNRWVDQEGKKISEHF, from the coding sequence ATGGGAGTAAAATCCAAATTAGCCTATGAAATTTTGAAAGACCGTTTTGAGCTTTCAATCAATAACAGATGGGTTGATCAAGAAGGGAAAAAAATCAGTGAACATTTCTAA
- a CDS encoding MFS transporter, translated as MLKKLEQFPIWQRNMYVLWVGVFLTGAGLSMVNPFLSLYIDTLGNFTKSELSLYSGATFAISFLMMAIVSPLWGKLADLKGRKKMILRAGIGMSIVFIGMSAVSNVWELMLLRALQGAFGGFISNSNALIASETPLERSGYAMGVMMTGSTAGTLLGPLFGGMMADAFGYRYSFMLTGGLILLSTILVLLLVKEVFVPVKRGETLSRQAVFKTLKYPGVMKGLFFTTMMIMTVNQSINPILALFVRELNHHGSNTALLAGIVAATPGVAALIAAPRLGRLGDKLGTSKVMMFGFGLAFIVFLPMGWVSAVWQLAALRFFIGISDSTMMPALQTLITKTAPHEVVSRMFAYNQSYQAMGSVIGPIIGAVATSFFDYRGVFIISGLIIGINGIWFRYNTRQLREDGIA; from the coding sequence ATGCTTAAAAAATTGGAACAGTTTCCTATTTGGCAACGTAATATGTACGTCTTATGGGTTGGAGTATTTTTAACAGGCGCAGGCTTGAGTATGGTCAATCCGTTTCTATCATTGTATATTGATACACTAGGCAATTTCACAAAATCAGAATTGAGTTTGTACTCTGGTGCTACGTTTGCCATTAGTTTCCTCATGATGGCGATTGTTTCGCCATTATGGGGGAAATTAGCGGATTTAAAAGGCCGCAAAAAGATGATTTTACGTGCTGGAATTGGGATGAGTATTGTCTTTATTGGCATGAGTGCAGTTAGTAATGTCTGGGAACTCATGTTATTGCGCGCGCTTCAGGGGGCATTTGGTGGATTTATTTCTAATTCGAATGCCCTCATAGCATCTGAGACACCATTAGAACGATCAGGCTACGCAATGGGAGTCATGATGACCGGATCTACTGCTGGTACCTTATTAGGTCCGTTATTTGGTGGGATGATGGCTGATGCATTTGGTTATCGCTATTCATTCATGCTAACAGGCGGCTTAATTCTGTTGTCGACGATTTTGGTTTTGCTGTTAGTGAAAGAAGTTTTTGTTCCGGTCAAACGTGGCGAAACGCTTTCACGACAAGCTGTGTTTAAAACACTGAAATATCCTGGTGTGATGAAGGGCTTGTTTTTTACAACCATGATGATTATGACTGTCAATCAATCGATTAACCCAATTCTTGCATTATTTGTACGTGAATTAAATCATCACGGGTCAAACACCGCATTATTGGCTGGGATTGTCGCAGCCACACCGGGTGTTGCCGCGTTGATTGCAGCGCCACGACTCGGCCGTTTGGGTGATAAATTAGGGACATCCAAAGTTATGATGTTTGGTTTTGGATTAGCATTTATTGTCTTCCTACCAATGGGATGGGTTTCTGCCGTTTGGCAACTGGCCGCTTTGCGCTTTTTCATTGGCATTTCAGATTCAACGATGATGCCTGCATTGCAGACATTGATTACGAAGACAGCACCGCATGAGGTTGTTAGTCGGATGTTTGCCTATAATCAAAGTTATCAGGCGATGGGCTCTGTGATTGGACCAATTATCGGTGCAGTGGCCACTAGTTTCTTTGATTATCGAGGCGTATTCATTATTTCTGGGCTAATCATTGGTATTAACGGTATTTGGTTTAGATACAATACGCGACAATTACGTGAGGATGGTATCGCATAA
- the spx gene encoding transcriptional regulator Spx: MVTLFTSPSCTSCRKAKAWLEMHDIPYIERNMMKHPMSREEIKHILSLTEGGTEEIISVRSKLFSDMKTRLDDLTLNEMIDLIQQYPALIKRPLLVDDKCLQVGYNEDEIRCFLPRKVRQAELARLTLLA; encoded by the coding sequence ATGGTCACATTATTTACTTCACCAAGTTGCACCTCTTGCCGAAAAGCAAAAGCGTGGTTGGAAATGCATGATATTCCGTACATTGAGCGAAACATGATGAAGCACCCGATGTCTCGTGAAGAGATAAAACACATTTTGAGTTTGACAGAAGGTGGTACTGAAGAAATTATTTCTGTACGGTCAAAATTATTTAGTGATATGAAGACTCGCTTGGATGATTTAACGTTGAATGAAATGATTGATTTGATTCAACAATATCCAGCATTAATCAAACGACCACTGTTAGTAGATGACAAGTGTTTACAAGTTGGATACAATGAGGACGAAATTCGCTGTTTCTTACCTCGAAAAGTACGCCAAGCCGAATTAGCACGATTGACTTTATTGGCGTGA
- a CDS encoding PTS sugar transporter subunit IIB has protein sequence MAEKIIMLACSAGMSTSMLVQRMEEAAKENGKDYEIFAKSTSDIDDQIANHKPDVLLLGPQVGYMKDEIKAKTDAAGIPMDVINMMDYGMMKGANVLQAAEKLMV, from the coding sequence ATGGCAGAAAAAATAATTATGTTAGCGTGCTCAGCAGGTATGTCAACGTCAATGTTGGTTCAAAGAATGGAAGAAGCAGCAAAAGAGAATGGTAAAGACTATGAGATTTTTGCTAAATCAACGTCAGACATTGATGATCAAATTGCAAATCACAAGCCTGATGTGCTTTTGCTTGGCCCTCAAGTAGGGTATATGAAAGATGAAATTAAGGCGAAAACAGACGCTGCTGGTATTCCGATGGATGTCATTAATATGATGGATTACGGCATGATGAAAGGCGCAAATGTGCTGCAGGCTGCTGAGAAATTGATGGTGTAA
- the glyS gene encoding glycine--tRNA ligase subunit beta, whose product MANFLLEIGLEEVPAHLVTPAINQLVTRVADFFESERLPYGEIQHYSTPRRLAVIVTDVAKQAADIEEEMKGPIKKAALDANGEFTKAAEGFARGKGMRTDDIVFKTFNGQEFVTLTRHETGKSAEEVLVGMQQVVEAMTFSTTMKWGRHTFEYVRPIRWLVALLDDKIIPFQILDVATGRQTRGHRFLGKSVDIQNALDYVEDLKNVFVLADATERRAVIQQQVETIAKQHDWQVVIDDELLEEVNNIVEYPTAFSGSFDASYLEVPDEVLITSMKAHQRFFHVVDMNGELLPHFISVRNGNDQYLQNVIAGNEKVLVARLEDAKFFYHEDQKHDIAFYNQKLSVVSFHEKLGSVANHTHRAKAIALTLASQLNLDEAQQVQLARVADIYKFDLMTGMVGEFDELQGVMGEKYALIFGETPAVATAIREHYMPTTAEGELPTTILGKILALADKLDTLLAFFAGDMVPSGSNDPYALRRAATGVVNIISANQWELDLNQILTTFVDDVQQAPDHLGLPDNIATVLPDNIQTVINFLKDRIVKLLQNDIRRDIVEAVVQTQGANVSDMIMTARVLQAHSSDANFREGVEALTRVLRLTNKNTIQGEVEPEKFENDSERQLFSDVSQMTINSPEEWQNHLWALQPSINHYFDETMVMTDDVELQQNRLRTLNLIAQQAHRYANLMALQVK is encoded by the coding sequence ATGGCAAACTTTTTATTAGAAATTGGTCTTGAAGAAGTCCCCGCACATTTGGTGACGCCTGCCATTAATCAGTTAGTCACACGGGTTGCCGATTTTTTTGAATCCGAGCGATTACCATATGGCGAAATTCAACATTATTCAACACCTCGCCGCTTGGCGGTTATTGTGACCGATGTTGCAAAACAAGCGGCCGATATTGAAGAAGAGATGAAGGGGCCGATTAAAAAGGCGGCTTTAGATGCAAATGGCGAATTTACTAAAGCAGCCGAGGGATTTGCGCGTGGTAAAGGTATGCGAACTGATGATATTGTTTTCAAAACCTTTAATGGACAAGAATTTGTCACATTAACTCGTCATGAAACTGGAAAGTCTGCTGAAGAGGTGCTAGTTGGTATGCAACAAGTTGTTGAAGCCATGACATTCTCAACGACTATGAAGTGGGGACGACATACTTTTGAATATGTTCGCCCAATTCGTTGGCTTGTTGCATTATTAGACGACAAGATTATTCCATTCCAGATTTTAGATGTTGCAACTGGACGTCAAACCCGCGGACATCGTTTCTTAGGAAAGTCGGTCGATATCCAAAATGCGTTGGATTATGTTGAAGATCTAAAAAACGTCTTTGTGTTAGCTGACGCTACTGAACGTCGAGCGGTGATACAACAGCAGGTTGAAACAATTGCAAAACAGCATGATTGGCAAGTTGTTATTGATGACGAATTGTTAGAAGAAGTGAACAATATCGTCGAATATCCAACAGCATTTTCAGGTAGTTTTGATGCTAGTTATTTAGAAGTACCAGATGAAGTGTTGATTACATCAATGAAGGCGCATCAGCGGTTTTTCCATGTCGTCGATATGAATGGTGAATTATTACCACATTTTATTTCTGTTCGTAATGGAAATGACCAGTATCTTCAAAACGTTATTGCAGGAAATGAGAAGGTCTTGGTTGCCAGGCTAGAAGATGCAAAGTTTTTCTATCATGAAGACCAAAAACATGATATTGCCTTCTATAATCAAAAGTTATCAGTTGTTTCATTCCATGAGAAATTAGGGTCAGTTGCTAATCATACACATCGTGCAAAAGCTATTGCATTGACGCTTGCGTCACAATTGAATTTAGATGAAGCACAGCAAGTACAATTAGCGCGTGTAGCCGATATTTATAAATTTGATTTAATGACTGGTATGGTCGGCGAATTTGATGAATTACAAGGTGTGATGGGTGAGAAATATGCGCTCATTTTTGGAGAAACACCTGCTGTGGCAACGGCCATTCGCGAACATTATATGCCAACCACGGCTGAAGGGGAGTTGCCAACCACGATTTTGGGCAAAATATTGGCTTTGGCTGACAAGTTGGATACATTATTGGCCTTCTTTGCAGGCGACATGGTACCTTCCGGTTCAAATGACCCTTATGCATTACGACGTGCAGCTACTGGTGTTGTTAATATTATTTCAGCAAATCAATGGGAACTTGACCTGAATCAAATTTTGACAACTTTTGTCGATGATGTACAACAAGCGCCAGATCATTTGGGATTGCCTGATAATATTGCCACAGTATTACCAGATAATATTCAAACGGTCATTAATTTCTTGAAGGACCGTATTGTAAAGCTATTGCAAAATGATATTCGACGCGACATTGTTGAAGCCGTGGTGCAGACACAAGGCGCTAACGTAAGTGACATGATCATGACAGCGCGTGTATTACAAGCACATAGCAGTGATGCCAATTTCCGTGAGGGTGTTGAAGCCTTAACACGTGTTTTGCGTTTAACTAATAAAAATACAATTCAAGGTGAAGTTGAACCTGAAAAATTTGAGAACGACTCTGAACGTCAGTTGTTTAGTGATGTTAGCCAAATGACTATCAATTCACCAGAAGAATGGCAAAATCATTTATGGGCACTTCAACCAAGTATTAATCACTATTTTGATGAAACAATGGTTATGACAGATGATGTTGAGTTGCAACAAAATCGTTTGCGGACACTTAATTTAATTGCCCAACAAGCGCATCGTTATGCAAATTTGATGGCGTTACAAGTTAAGTAA
- a CDS encoding methylated-DNA--[protein]-cysteine S-methyltransferase, producing MVYYETQPFFQGQITLFQSDSKLVFVSLAENAVEEFHLFYPALDLQPGSVDAMINFLGYAQNREVDFSYVAFDFLQGTPFQRTVWQFLMSVKVGTTITYQDVAFAIKKPNAIRAVATAVGKNPLTIMIPCHRIVPKAGGTGRYRYGEKWKNELLRHEN from the coding sequence ATGGTCTATTACGAGACACAGCCATTTTTTCAAGGACAGATTACCTTGTTTCAATCTGATTCAAAACTGGTTTTTGTTAGTTTGGCAGAAAATGCGGTTGAAGAGTTTCACCTGTTTTATCCAGCATTAGACCTCCAACCAGGATCCGTAGACGCCATGATAAATTTTTTAGGCTATGCGCAAAATCGAGAGGTAGATTTCTCATATGTGGCTTTTGATTTTCTTCAGGGGACACCATTTCAGCGAACAGTTTGGCAATTTTTAATGTCAGTCAAAGTAGGTACAACAATAACATATCAAGATGTGGCATTCGCAATTAAAAAGCCGAATGCGATCCGAGCCGTTGCAACAGCAGTTGGAAAGAATCCGTTAACGATTATGATTCCATGTCACCGTATAGTACCGAAAGCAGGCGGAACGGGGCGTTACCGCTATGGCGAAAAATGGAAAAACGAATTATTAAGACATGAAAATTAA
- a CDS encoding MscL family protein, translated as MKIKINVEDAMINRKKIKSVLPDQLLDSVGAVNTLSDTVMDSQIAGEFRSFLTGDKVTGFAIGVVVGNAFSSFVQNFVELLGGVYTFFKIWIQKNTMDASVIPFGDFSKSFITMLLIAASVFFFIRILNTFLARNPTEKFGYNATLIETKRLHQEQIRTNELLASLIELEKGHQDIHHQ; from the coding sequence ATGAAAATTAAAATTAATGTGGAGGACGCCATGATTAATCGAAAAAAAATTAAGTCAGTATTACCTGATCAACTGTTAGACAGTGTAGGTGCAGTTAATACATTGAGTGATACAGTGATGGATAGCCAAATTGCTGGTGAATTCAGGTCATTTCTAACTGGAGATAAAGTGACGGGCTTTGCAATTGGTGTGGTTGTCGGAAATGCCTTTTCTAGCTTTGTACAAAATTTTGTTGAACTGCTTGGAGGCGTGTATACATTTTTTAAAATTTGGATTCAAAAAAATACAATGGACGCATCTGTGATTCCTTTTGGAGATTTTAGTAAGTCGTTTATCACGATGCTTTTAATCGCTGCTTCAGTTTTCTTCTTTATCCGGATTTTAAATACGTTTTTAGCTCGAAATCCCACTGAGAAATTTGGCTATAATGCCACATTAATTGAAACAAAACGTTTGCATCAAGAACAAATTAGAACTAATGAATTGTTGGCCAGTTTGATTGAACTTGAAAAAGGGCATCAAGACATACATCATCAATGA
- a CDS encoding competence protein CoiA, producing the protein MLTAVDVTGNTILARDAQKKQNYFCPACRQRVCLRLGQIRVQHFSHVQIMTCRAMSEGESVEHLFGKLQLHTYFVSLGYQVTLEKFLPAIQQRPDLVVESQGRCFIIEFQCAPISFETIKKRNTGYARIGLQVFWILGTPYQKQNLRQTTMAKFAQIQQNHLGFYYWVSQPSGGIYSGKNGRKLMELTAKIK; encoded by the coding sequence ATGTTAACTGCTGTCGATGTAACTGGTAATACGATATTAGCAAGAGATGCGCAGAAAAAACAAAATTATTTTTGTCCAGCTTGTCGACAAAGGGTTTGTTTACGACTTGGACAAATTAGAGTTCAGCATTTTTCACATGTGCAGATAATGACGTGTCGTGCAATGAGTGAGGGTGAGTCGGTTGAGCATCTATTTGGTAAACTACAGCTACATACTTATTTTGTGAGTTTGGGGTATCAAGTGACCCTTGAAAAGTTTTTACCCGCTATTCAACAGCGACCAGATCTGGTTGTTGAGAGCCAGGGACGGTGTTTTATTATTGAATTTCAATGTGCACCAATTAGCTTTGAAACAATTAAGAAAAGAAATACTGGATATGCCAGAATTGGGCTTCAGGTCTTTTGGATTCTGGGTACACCATATCAGAAGCAGAACTTAAGGCAGACAACGATGGCGAAATTCGCTCAAATTCAGCAGAATCATTTGGGCTTTTATTACTGGGTATCTCAGCCATCTGGGGGGATTTACAGTGGCAAGAATGGTCGCAAGTTGATGGAATTAACGGCAAAAATCAAATGA
- a CDS encoding PTS lactose/cellobiose transporter subunit IIA: protein MATTIEQLTEKVAEIQAQLALASHPMQDETRMSTVMGLIMHGGSIKGYALQAIKAAREGDFEAADEFLSQSMAEDKLAHDAQTEMLTQAAQGENVPIDIYMVHAQDHVMTGIATRELAIEMVALYRKLAD, encoded by the coding sequence ATGGCAACTACGATTGAGCAGTTGACAGAGAAAGTGGCTGAAATTCAAGCACAATTGGCATTAGCTAGTCATCCGATGCAAGATGAGACGCGAATGTCAACCGTGATGGGGTTAATCATGCATGGTGGTTCAATAAAAGGTTATGCACTGCAAGCAATTAAGGCTGCCCGTGAAGGTGATTTTGAAGCTGCAGATGAATTTTTATCTCAATCGATGGCAGAAGATAAATTGGCACATGACGCCCAAACTGAAATGTTAACTCAGGCCGCTCAAGGTGAAAATGTTCCGATTGATATTTATATGGTGCATGCCCAAGATCATGTGATGACCGGTATCGCAACACGGGAATTAGCGATTGAGATGGTCGCATTGTATCGAAAGCTTGCTGACTAA
- a CDS encoding adaptor protein MecA has protein sequence MEMERINEDTIRVLVTNDDLTERSISIVELLGNQEAIEKFFYSILEEVDIDHDFEQNDAVTFQVLPNRNGLEMFISKNISEDQIPTNLINNILGDQTDKEVNDDVSEELLSQLLDSDTSRRTKKPIGNDKTQNDKIVSEAAGKQSVIPNEIIFKFDDFEGLILLAQALNIAAASRLISYENSYYLEFIFDDTYDIDEIKNITAIVREFGKLTPVAAEVLAEHGQVIFDANALDQILSYFK, from the coding sequence ATGGAAATGGAACGTATTAATGAGGATACCATAAGGGTCTTGGTTACCAATGACGATTTAACTGAACGTAGTATTTCGATTGTAGAATTATTGGGCAATCAAGAGGCAATTGAAAAGTTCTTCTACAGCATTTTAGAAGAAGTTGATATTGACCATGATTTTGAACAAAATGATGCTGTGACATTTCAGGTTTTGCCAAATCGGAATGGCCTAGAAATGTTCATTTCAAAGAATATTTCTGAAGATCAGATACCAACGAATTTAATTAATAACATTTTAGGTGATCAGACCGATAAAGAAGTCAATGATGATGTGTCAGAGGAATTGCTGTCACAGTTATTGGACAGTGATACATCACGACGAACGAAAAAGCCGATTGGGAATGATAAGACCCAAAATGATAAAATTGTTTCGGAGGCTGCTGGAAAACAAAGCGTGATTCCAAACGAAATCATTTTTAAATTTGATGATTTTGAGGGCTTGATTTTATTGGCACAAGCGTTAAATATTGCAGCTGCAAGCCGCTTGATTTCCTATGAAAATTCGTATTATTTGGAATTTATTTTTGATGATACGTACGACATTGATGAAATTAAAAATATTACAGCCATTGTCCGAGAATTTGGCAAGTTAACGCCAGTTGCAGCAGAGGTATTAGCTGAGCATGGTCAAGTTATTTTCGACGCAAATGCTTTAGATCAAATTTTAAGTTACTTTAAATAA
- the pepF gene encoding oligoendopeptidase F: MVKQIPTRDEVATEKTWDLSTIFPSDEAWFDAVDKIELATESSDEYAKKVTQSGQDLYDGLTYGLQLMRQLEKVYVYASMKADQDTTNTFYQGLNAQAGALAAKVSAAIAFFDPAIVALTDSEIKQLFADEPRLNDFKHYFKAILIQRGHVLSRESEELLAGASDIFNASQNTFSILDNADIEFGTVENDEGEIEKLTNGVYSRLLESVDPVVRKNTFTTFYEAYIKLQNTYGTLISSHVKQQNYLARVHHYSSAREAALAQNFVPEKVYDTLVEETHRALPLLHRYVALRKKLLGLSELHSYDLYTPILGTPDYQIDYETAKAEALEALAPLGKDYLDVVNQAYDNRWIDVVENKGKRSGAYSGGSYDTKPFILLNWVDNLNNLHTLVHEMGHSVHSYETRQNQPYHYGDYPIFLAEIASTTNENLLTDYLLNKIEDKALRAYVLNQFLDGMKGTMFRQTQFAEFEQWMHEEDAAGTPLTADVLNQAYAELNQTYYGPALTVDTEIAHEWERIPHFYYDFYVFQYATGFAAATAFSEQILHDGPEGVAAYKGFLKAGSSDFPVDIVKQAGVDMTKPDYLRETYRIFEERLNEFEQLVDDLA, from the coding sequence ATGGTGAAGCAAATTCCAACGCGCGATGAAGTAGCGACAGAAAAGACATGGGATCTATCAACAATCTTCCCATCAGATGAAGCCTGGTTTGATGCCGTTGATAAAATTGAATTAGCGACTGAATCATCAGATGAGTATGCTAAAAAAGTGACTCAAAGTGGTCAAGATTTATATGATGGATTAACATATGGTCTGCAATTGATGCGCCAATTAGAAAAAGTTTATGTTTATGCGTCAATGAAGGCTGACCAAGATACAACCAACACATTTTATCAGGGCTTGAACGCACAAGCAGGTGCTTTGGCAGCTAAAGTATCTGCAGCAATTGCTTTTTTTGATCCAGCTATCGTTGCTTTAACTGATAGTGAGATAAAGCAATTATTTGCGGACGAGCCGCGCTTAAACGATTTTAAGCACTATTTTAAGGCTATTTTAATACAAAGAGGGCATGTGCTTTCTCGTGAGTCAGAAGAATTATTAGCGGGGGCTTCTGACATTTTCAATGCTTCCCAAAATACATTTAGCATTCTTGACAATGCTGATATTGAATTTGGTACAGTGGAAAACGATGAGGGCGAGATAGAAAAACTAACCAATGGTGTTTATAGTCGCTTGCTAGAGTCGGTAGACCCCGTGGTTCGAAAGAATACGTTTACCACTTTTTATGAGGCGTATATTAAGTTGCAAAATACGTATGGCACGTTAATTAGTAGTCATGTAAAACAACAAAATTATCTGGCTCGGGTGCATCATTATTCTTCAGCACGTGAAGCAGCATTGGCGCAAAATTTTGTACCTGAAAAAGTTTATGACACGTTAGTTGAGGAAACACATCGGGCTTTACCACTATTACATCGTTATGTGGCACTTCGTAAAAAATTGCTTGGTTTATCAGAATTACATTCGTATGATTTATACACACCAATTTTAGGGACACCTGATTATCAGATTGATTATGAAACGGCTAAAGCCGAAGCCTTAGAAGCGTTGGCACCATTGGGTAAGGACTATCTTGATGTTGTGAACCAAGCGTATGATAATCGATGGATTGATGTTGTGGAAAATAAAGGTAAACGGTCCGGGGCATACTCTGGTGGTTCATATGATACAAAACCATTTATTCTCTTAAATTGGGTGGATAACCTCAATAATCTGCATACATTGGTGCATGAGATGGGACATTCAGTGCATAGCTATGAAACAAGGCAAAATCAACCATATCATTATGGTGATTATCCAATCTTTTTAGCTGAAATTGCATCAACGACAAATGAAAATTTATTGACTGATTATTTGTTGAATAAAATTGAAGATAAGGCATTACGAGCCTATGTCTTAAACCAATTTTTGGATGGTATGAAAGGCACAATGTTTAGACAGACACAATTTGCTGAATTTGAGCAGTGGATGCACGAAGAGGACGCAGCTGGGACGCCTTTAACAGCAGATGTACTAAATCAGGCATATGCAGAATTAAACCAAACGTATTATGGACCAGCATTGACAGTTGATACTGAGATTGCTCATGAATGGGAGCGTATCCCGCATTTCTACTACGATTTTTATGTTTTCCAGTATGCGACCGGCTTTGCAGCAGCAACTGCATTTTCAGAACAAATTTTGCATGACGGACCAGAGGGTGTTGCAGCCTATAAAGGCTTTCTAAAAGCAGGATCATCAGATTTCCCGGTAGATATTGTGAAACAAGCTGGCGTAGATATGACAAAGCCAGATTATCTGCGTGAAACATATCGTATTTTTGAAGAACGTCTAAATGAGTTTGAACAATTGGTAGATGACTTGGCATAG
- a CDS encoding DnaD domain-containing protein, which yields MVENSQIKKFLNVGMVDISIMLLQHYRELGLSDEELLVYIQIKAMLDRGFYEPSTEKIAHFMGTDARKVFSIIESMRAKKLVVFENKHDEQQRLVTTLDFQPLYDLLLKLPSDNATRAQDRVDQNPVTVFSDEPKRSEIFELIEREFGRQLSPTELETVINWFDVDHFLPVLIRAAIKEAVLNQALNLRYIESILVNWTKLNYRSEQDVIANSKRRKAYQIKKNQPTNQKTHIPLDVDLLDLNPEQL from the coding sequence ATGGTTGAAAATTCACAAATCAAAAAATTTTTAAATGTGGGCATGGTTGATATCAGCATTATGCTGTTACAGCATTATCGAGAACTTGGTTTGTCTGATGAAGAATTGTTGGTGTATATACAAATTAAAGCGATGTTAGATCGCGGATTTTATGAACCAAGTACGGAAAAAATTGCTCATTTTATGGGAACTGATGCACGAAAAGTATTTTCAATTATTGAATCGATGCGGGCTAAAAAATTAGTGGTTTTTGAAAATAAGCATGACGAACAACAGCGCTTGGTCACGACGCTCGACTTTCAACCGCTTTATGACCTATTGTTAAAATTACCAAGTGATAACGCAACCCGAGCGCAGGATCGCGTGGATCAAAATCCAGTCACCGTATTCAGTGATGAGCCCAAGCGTTCGGAAATATTTGAATTAATTGAGCGTGAGTTTGGTCGTCAATTGTCACCAACAGAATTGGAAACAGTCATTAATTGGTTTGATGTTGATCACTTTTTACCAGTATTAATTCGAGCAGCAATTAAAGAGGCAGTTCTAAATCAGGCTTTGAATTTGCGCTATATTGAATCGATTTTGGTAAATTGGACCAAATTAAATTATCGCTCTGAACAAGATGTGATTGCAAATTCAAAACGTCGAAAGGCTTATCAAATAAAAAAGAATCAACCGACCAATCAGAAAACGCATATTCCGTTGGATGTTGATTTATTAGATCTCAATCCGGAGCAGTTATAA
- the glyQ gene encoding glycine--tRNA ligase subunit alpha, whose product MTEKLSVQDIILKLQGFWAAQGAMLMQAYDTEKGAGTMSPYTFLRANGPEPWHAAYVEPSRRPADGRYGDNPNRLYQHHQFQVVMKPSPDNIQELYLESLKTLGIDPLEHDIRFVEDNWENPSMGAAGIGWEIWLDGMEVTQFTYFQQVGGIQVDAVTSEITYGLERLSSYIQNVPTVYDLEWGNGVLYGDIFKEPEFEHSMYSFEESDQAMLLRHFDEYEAEATRLLTLGLVHPAYDYILKSSHTFNLLDARGTVSVTERAKYLSRIRKMARQVARAFIDERKKLGFPLLKDEALRAKYLPIVEEEN is encoded by the coding sequence ATGACAGAAAAATTATCGGTTCAAGATATTATTTTGAAATTACAAGGATTTTGGGCGGCACAAGGTGCGATGTTAATGCAAGCATATGACACAGAAAAAGGTGCAGGGACGATGTCGCCATATACTTTTTTACGCGCTAACGGGCCTGAACCATGGCATGCTGCATACGTTGAGCCGTCACGCCGACCAGCTGATGGTCGTTATGGCGATAATCCAAATCGACTTTACCAACATCATCAGTTTCAAGTTGTGATGAAGCCTTCGCCAGATAATATTCAGGAATTATACTTAGAATCACTCAAGACTTTGGGAATTGACCCATTGGAACATGACATTCGTTTTGTTGAGGACAATTGGGAAAACCCGTCAATGGGTGCAGCTGGTATTGGTTGGGAAATTTGGCTTGATGGGATGGAAGTCACACAATTCACTTATTTCCAACAAGTTGGAGGTATTCAAGTTGATGCAGTCACCTCAGAGATTACCTATGGTTTGGAACGGTTATCGTCATATATTCAAAACGTGCCAACCGTATACGATTTAGAGTGGGGAAATGGCGTACTTTATGGTGACATTTTTAAAGAACCTGAGTTTGAACACTCAATGTATTCATTTGAGGAATCAGATCAAGCGATGCTATTACGTCATTTTGATGAGTATGAGGCTGAGGCAACGCGTTTACTAACCCTTGGTCTCGTCCATCCTGCATATGATTACATTCTAAAATCATCACATACATTTAATTTGTTAGATGCGAGAGGAACGGTTTCCGTTACTGAACGTGCAAAATATCTGAGCCGTATTCGTAAAATGGCTCGACAAGTCGCACGTGCTTTTATTGACGAACGGAAAAAATTAGGTTTCCCACTCCTAAAAGACGAAGCACTTCGAGCAAAGTATTTACCAATCGTTGAGGAGGAAAATTAA